The proteins below come from a single Ignavibacteriota bacterium genomic window:
- a CDS encoding cytochrome C554, translating into MKKSLLVMTLAAAFVAVTAFTSMENAEQKYLGSASCKACHNTDKQGKQFAKWAESAHANAFKTLQKPEADAIAQKAGHKTKAAETAECIACHVTGKDEKAPQYDAKFTNDEGVGCESCHGAASGYKTLHMKPENKDKAVAAGMLIPKVEGGAAEKQCKQCHNSKSPTSKNFKFDEMWKKIAHPRPA; encoded by the coding sequence ATGAAAAAGTCACTCCTTGTGATGACGCTGGCAGCGGCCTTTGTGGCCGTCACCGCGTTCACATCGATGGAGAACGCCGAGCAGAAGTACCTTGGCTCCGCCTCGTGCAAGGCCTGTCACAACACCGACAAGCAGGGCAAGCAGTTCGCAAAATGGGCGGAAAGCGCTCACGCAAACGCGTTCAAGACGCTGCAGAAGCCCGAAGCCGATGCAATTGCTCAGAAGGCTGGTCACAAGACGAAGGCCGCCGAGACGGCCGAGTGTATTGCGTGTCACGTCACTGGCAAGGACGAGAAGGCGCCGCAGTACGATGCGAAGTTCACGAACGACGAGGGTGTCGGTTGTGAATCGTGCCATGGTGCCGCATCCGGCTACAAGACGCTGCACATGAAGCCCGAGAACAAGGACAAGGCAGTCGCAGCCGGCATGCTGATCCCGAAGGTTGAAGGCGGCGCGGCGGAAAAGCAGTGCAAGCAGTGCCATAATTCGAAGAGCCCCACATCCAAGAACTTCAAGTTCGACGAGATGTGGAAGAAAATCGCGCATCCGCGTCCCGCGTAA